One window of the Perca flavescens isolate YP-PL-M2 chromosome 16, PFLA_1.0, whole genome shotgun sequence genome contains the following:
- the esm1 gene encoding endothelial cell-specific molecule 1, translating to MSFLLITVLSSLIVQDAEAWGANVKYAVNCPDRCNVERCGGTQRCTRTVLDDCGCCQVCAAGRGEHCYRTVSGMHGVKCGPGLFCEFYKDEDDYGDEYGICRDCLYGTYGVECRKTCNCKDSICDRETGACLTLKFFAKIASKLKTEPQAGGEVGSGEVSTPQNPDQHTERSAAPKRLIPR from the exons ATGTCTTTTCTCCTCATCACAGTGCTGTCTTCACTCATAGTGCAAGATGCTGAGGCGTGGGGCGCCAATGTCAAGTACGCGGTGAACTGCCCCGACAGATGCAACGTGGAGCGGTGTGGCGGGACACAGCGGTGCACACGGACGGTCCTGGATGACTGCGGCTGTTGCCAGGTCTGTGCAGCCGGCAGAGGGGAGCACTGCTACCGCACAGTGTCGGGGATGCACGGGGTGAAGTGCGGACCGGGATTATTCTGCGAGTTCTACAAGGATGAGGACGATTATGGAGACGAATATGGGATTTGCAGAG ACTGCCTGTATGGAACCTATGGGGTTGAGTGCCGCAAGACATGCAACTGCAAAGATAGCATATGTGACAGGGAGACAGGAGCGTGTCTCACCCTCAAATTCTTTGCCAAAATTGCCAGCAAACTCAAGACTGAGCCTCAAGCAG GAGGAGAGGTGGGCTCAGGAGAGGTCAGCACTCCCCAGAACCCAGATCAACACACGGAAAGATCTGCCGCTCCAAAGCGGCTCATCCCTCGCTGA